A section of the Ignavibacteriales bacterium genome encodes:
- the rsmG gene encoding 16S rRNA (guanine(527)-N(7))-methyltransferase RsmG produces the protein MELLGKFLKKELHIDNNIHMLDLFKNYNGLLLEWNEKINLVSRKTDSIENHILNSIFFLSKYPFGGNEQIIDIGSGGGFPGIPLKIIYPNLNVTLLDSIQKKTTVLQDISNSLNLDIDIVTGRAEEVSKKTEFSQKYDIVISKAVSNLGNLFNWGEAFMNADGRMLCIKGGEITGELKELKSTYSFVKTETIDYSFPSEYNIEDKKVVIISK, from the coding sequence ATGGAATTACTCGGAAAATTCTTAAAGAAAGAACTGCATATTGATAACAATATCCATATGCTTGATCTCTTTAAGAATTATAATGGTCTCTTGTTGGAATGGAACGAAAAGATTAACCTCGTTAGCCGCAAGACAGATTCTATAGAAAACCATATCCTAAACTCCATTTTTTTTCTGTCAAAATATCCCTTTGGCGGTAATGAACAAATTATCGACATAGGTTCGGGGGGCGGATTTCCAGGAATTCCGTTGAAAATAATTTACCCTAATCTCAATGTGACCTTGCTCGACTCTATACAGAAGAAAACCACTGTTCTTCAGGATATCTCAAATTCATTAAACCTTGATATTGACATTGTTACCGGACGAGCCGAGGAAGTTTCAAAAAAAACCGAGTTCTCCCAAAAATATGACATCGTAATTTCAAAAGCCGTCTCCAATCTCGGAAATCTCTTTAATTGGGGTGAAGCATTCATGAATGCAGATGGCAGAATGCTTTGTATTAAAGGAGGAGAAATAACCGGTGAATTGAAAGAATTGAAATCGACATACAGCTTTGTGAAAACTGAAACCATTGATTATTCTTTTCCGTCTGAATATAATATAGAAGACAAAAAAGTCGTAATAATATCAAAATAA
- a CDS encoding c-type cytochrome codes for MDLSRKLLTPIQLIILVVIFLVVILFLLLRDNKSENLIDIMADSTVSWKIPDFNSIPPGEERDMILYGRDLISKTCNIIGPRATDSLMRYAGNNLVCSNCHFDAGMRYASYNLVGVTSRYPQYSERTKETETIEMRLNDCMQRSMNGKPLPLDSREMKAMVAYLEFISKDVPKGYRVKGEGIHDVPPLGREPDPVKGKEGYNRFCSTCHGGSGEGAEYDQLLPGVIKYSVPPLWGNDTYNNGAGMSTSAMAVKFIYHMMPFDDKNSLSLEEAYDIEAFVNSQPRPEFKLQ; via the coding sequence ATGGATCTATCCAGAAAGCTTTTAACTCCCATTCAATTAATAATTCTTGTAGTTATTTTTCTTGTTGTAATATTATTTTTACTTTTAAGGGATAACAAATCTGAGAATCTCATCGATATTATGGCGGATTCTACTGTTTCGTGGAAGATACCAGATTTTAATTCGATTCCTCCCGGTGAAGAAAGGGATATGATCCTTTATGGAAGAGATCTTATAAGCAAGACATGCAACATAATCGGTCCGAGAGCTACGGATTCACTGATGAGATATGCCGGTAATAACCTTGTGTGCAGTAACTGCCATTTTGATGCCGGTATGAGATATGCGTCGTATAATCTTGTAGGGGTAACCTCGAGATATCCTCAGTACAGCGAGAGAACAAAGGAAACGGAGACGATCGAGATGAGATTAAATGATTGTATGCAACGAAGTATGAATGGAAAGCCCCTTCCTTTAGACAGCAGGGAAATGAAAGCAATGGTAGCTTATCTGGAATTTATAAGTAAAGATGTTCCTAAAGGATATAGAGTAAAAGGTGAGGGTATTCATGATGTGCCTCCACTCGGAAGGGAACCCGATCCTGTAAAAGGAAAAGAAGGATATAATAGATTTTGTTCGACATGCCACGGCGGGTCGGGTGAAGGCGCCGAATATGATCAGTTGCTTCCCGGGGTTATTAAATATTCTGTTCCACCGCTTTGGGGAAATGACACATATAATAACGGCGCCGGTATGTCCACATCAGCTATGGCTGTAAAGTTTATTTACCACATGATGCCATTCGATGATAAAAATTCACTCTCACTTGAAGAAGCATATGACATTGAGGCATTTGTAAATTCACAACCAAGACCGGAGTTTAAATTGCAATAA
- a CDS encoding T9SS type A sorting domain-containing protein produces MRNILLVILLNFMFLNCMYAQQNFDWGNDVVVSPREPSGMTLLQGPGDTLYFDIVQGNALREDYSYNRGDSWGFLANYFTIGGPAGYGKIEFVKSDTLYAVYFQADSLFIKKLLSPHHKKIMNEQVKDFDVVSTSSGTIYLLLSFKNNDSLKIISTVDGGINWSKELLITDKGSRGRFSKFLYGDTLLINYYDINSIRGNDSTSVSAMRYTESAPGELTAIDTNSIEVINDSEIKPEFKSIIGRDGVVWFFYTSGIYPNRDVKLKTSTDYGVTYSNTVDIATDPLIDECGLEADYNMYANRCDLVYHWNDLSPIPSIESSKIVYSFSTQVSPRIFSEPLSLNQHPAIVSPGVYNPILAEFNDSTADVGVVWVGLDGTEKKTYWDRLHNTTFININITEIPLAYMVNQNYPNPFNPLTQIEFEAPKDGRVSLKVYNILGEEVAVLVNENVKSGKYRVSFDGTKLASGVYFYTLEAPEYRETKKMLLIK; encoded by the coding sequence ATGAGAAATATATTATTGGTAATTCTACTAAATTTCATGTTTTTGAACTGTATGTATGCCCAGCAAAATTTTGACTGGGGTAATGATGTGGTTGTTAGTCCTCGTGAGCCTTCTGGAATGACATTGCTACAAGGTCCTGGAGATACTTTATATTTTGATATCGTTCAAGGAAATGCACTTAGAGAAGATTATTCATATAATCGAGGAGATTCCTGGGGGTTTTTAGCGAACTATTTTACAATAGGAGGACCAGCTGGTTACGGTAAGATTGAATTTGTTAAATCGGATACTCTATACGCGGTTTACTTTCAGGCAGATAGTTTATTTATAAAAAAACTATTGTCGCCGCATCATAAAAAGATTATGAATGAACAGGTTAAGGATTTTGATGTAGTTTCGACATCAAGCGGCACAATATATTTACTTCTTAGCTTCAAGAACAATGACAGTCTAAAAATTATAAGTACAGTAGACGGGGGAATAAACTGGAGTAAAGAATTATTAATTACAGATAAAGGGTCTCGTGGCAGATTTTCTAAATTCTTATATGGTGATACATTATTAATTAATTATTATGACATAAACAGTATACGGGGGAATGATAGCACGAGTGTATCCGCAATGAGATATACTGAATCTGCACCCGGAGAGCTTACGGCTATAGATACCAATTCTATTGAGGTAATTAACGATTCAGAGATCAAACCTGAGTTCAAGAGTATCATTGGCCGTGATGGAGTAGTTTGGTTTTTTTATACGTCAGGCATATATCCCAATAGAGATGTAAAATTAAAGACAAGTACAGACTATGGTGTTACTTATTCTAATACTGTTGATATTGCAACTGACCCTCTTATAGATGAATGCGGATTAGAGGCTGATTATAATATGTATGCAAATAGATGTGACTTGGTTTATCACTGGAATGATCTAAGCCCGATTCCTAGTATAGAATCGAGTAAGATTGTATATTCTTTTTCGACACAGGTGTCACCCAGGATATTTAGTGAACCATTAAGCCTGAATCAGCATCCAGCGATAGTTAGCCCAGGGGTATATAACCCAATCCTAGCTGAGTTTAATGATTCAACGGCTGATGTAGGGGTTGTATGGGTTGGGCTAGATGGTACTGAAAAGAAAACTTATTGGGACAGACTGCATAATACAACCTTTATCAATATTAATATAACTGAAATTCCACTAGCATATATGGTTAACCAGAATTATCCAAATCCCTTTAATCCTTTAACACAAATAGAGTTCGAAGCTCCTAAAGATGGACGAGTTAGTCTCAAAGTATATAATATACTAGGAGAGGAAGTTGCAGTTTTAGTAAACGAAAATGTAAAATCCGGAAAGTATAGAGTAAGTTTTGATGGTACTAAGCTTGCCAGTGGTGTCTATTTCTATACTTTAGAAGCCCCGGAATATAGAGAAACAAAGAAAATGCTGTTAATAAAGTAG